Proteins encoded by one window of Engraulis encrasicolus isolate BLACKSEA-1 chromosome 21, IST_EnEncr_1.0, whole genome shotgun sequence:
- the ppp1r35 gene encoding protein phosphatase 1 regulatory subunit 35: MTMLQCPFAGFSDPDSQPALPPGPSAAGYGTPLKKCPELDLSITSTPERLVPVDSGILRKNRGVKPPSRQVHFEEQGSKGKDVSPQRACPVERITVLTVTALEKPTSSDRRGKKKKSSSGKGKSDPDADPAAGPAPAALPALSLAEPGDGQLLESAQLHSTLALQAELERVKLEEFNPRRAMEEKLQTSTHTRNQINAKAAEGVNFPQGQQLYHGLVSVSLSHEQLISHALRHRPPLAPPIRSHSNKPPQAPSEAPDLLAFYSPGELLREAPLLPGNQVPLPRPRTKPRPAHATFDLYQRQRQWEA, translated from the exons ATGACTATGCTGCAATGCCCTTTCGCTGGCTTCAGCGACCCCGACAGTCAGCCTGCCCTGCCACCGGGTCCATCCGCCGCGGGCTACGGCACCCCGCTGAAGAAATGTCCGGAGCTGGACCTCTCCATCACATCCACCCCGGAGCGTCTCGTACCGGTAGACTCCGGCATCCTGCGCAAAAACAGAGGTGTCAAACCGCCAAGTAGACAG GTGCACTTTGAGGAGCAGGGGTCCAAGGGGAAGGATGTGAGTCCCCAGAGAGCGTGCCCAGTGGAGCGCATCACTGTCCTCACAGTCACCGCACTCGAGAAACCCACCAGCAGTGATCGGAGAG GTAAGAAAAAAAAGTCCAGCAGCGGCAAAGGAAAGTCAGACCCAGATGCTGATCCAGCAGCAGGGCCCGCCCCGGCCGCCCTTCCTGCCCTGTCATTGGCTGAGCCGGGTGACGGACAGCTGCTGGAGTCGGCCCAGCTGCACTCCACACTGGCCCTGCAGGCGGAGCTGGAGAGGGTGAAGCTGGAGGAGTTTAACCCCCGCAGGGCCATGGAAGAGAAGCTGCAGACCTCCACACACACCAGGAACCAGATCAATGCCAAGGCAGCAGAGg gtgtgaaCTTCCCCCAGGGTCAGCAGCTATACCACGGCCTGGTCAGCGTCAGCCTATCGCACGAGCAGCTCATAAGCCACGCCCTCCGACACAGGCCACCGCTGGCCCCACCCATCCGTAGCCACAGCAACAAG CCTCCCCAGGCCCCATCAGAGGCTCCCGACCTGCTTGCCTTCTACAGCCCAGGAGAGTTGCTACGAGAAGCACCTCTGTTGCCAGGCAACCAAGTGCCTTTGCCACGCCCTCGGACCAAGCCCCGCCCCGCCCATGCCACCTTTGACCTTTACCAGAGGCAAAGACAGTGGGAGGCTTAA